The Pseudomonas sp. R4-35-07 nucleotide sequence TGCTCGCCGATTGATACGTCGCCCCCATCTACACCACACCTTCTTGTCCGAGCAAAAACTGCGCAAAATCGCGGGCGGCAGGCAAGCCCTGACACCGTAATAAACCGGGTGAAATACGCTGCGAACCTCGGCCCCACCAGAGGCTGGCCCCTTCGCAGGCCTGTTCGGCGAGCGCCGCCATACGCCCGTGAGGCACGCTGGCGGCCACCCGTTGCAAGCCGGCAAAACGGCTGTCGAGCGCACGCGGTTCGGTCGCCGGCACGCCCAGGCGGTCGAGGCCATCGTTGAACCCTTCGAACGTCGCGCCCGCGTCCAGAGTGCTGAGCAGCAGCTCTTCGGTCTGTTCGAACCAGACATCCGGCCCGCCCACCAGGGCGGCGGGGTTAGTGTCGTGATCGAGCACCGCCACCACCGCC carries:
- the tagF gene encoding type VI secretion system-associated protein TagF — encoded protein: MTTLGFYGKLASRGDFVSRALPQSFIGPWDSWLAAGLLASQNSLGADWLNAYLVSPLWRFVLAPGVCGPDAAAGVVMPSIDRVGRYFPLAVVAVLDHDTNPAALVGGPDVWFEQTEELLLSTLDAGATFEGFNDGLDRLGVPATEPRALDSRFAGLQRVAASVPHGRMAALAEQACEGASLWWGRGSQRISPGLLRCQGLPAARDFAQFLLGQEGVV